Part of the uncultured Desulfobacter sp. genome, ATCGGGCTCGCTATCGGGATCGAAAATAATGGACATTCCGATCCCGATAGCGATGGCGCAGTTAAGATAACCGGCAAAATTATAAATGCCTTCACCCTGGCATATTATCCGGTCTGCCTTGACATGGCCGGGCGCATGGCCTAAAAACTAAAAATATTTTAGATGAACGCTAACTCAAATAGGCAATATGGCAGCTCCCACGGATTTTCATAGCCCTTCCAATACACCCCGCAAATTCGGCAGGTCCTTCAAAAAAGGCTGGGTCCGGATTTTTTTTTTTACATGCCTGCTTGGCGCTGGCCTTGGGGCCGGGCTGGTTGGGGCCGGTATATTTTTGATTGAAACCAAACCTGTCCAGGACTTTATTCAAACCCAGGTCAACACGCAGATTCCCGGCACGCTGTCCTGGGAACAGTTTCATCTGGATTTAAGAGCGGGCAGAATACGGATTGCTGATGTTCTCCTTAAAGGGGTGGACGGTCGGAAACTGGCCGCTATCCCTTTGGTGACGGTCAAAATAGACTGGTCTGCTGTGACCCGGAAGAAAATTGAACTGGCCCGCATTTTGATTGACCATCCCGTATTTGACATAACGATGTCCGAGCAGGGCGATGTTGATATTGTGTCGGCCCTGGTTTCAGAGACCGGGGTGCCGGCTGATGAGACCCCTCCGGCATCTGATAAATCCTTGGCGTTTGATTTTTGGGTGCAGGAATTCAAGGTGAATCAGGCCCGGATAAACGTGACGGCCCCCCAGTTTAATACGGAGCTGCCCCAATTGTCCGTTGGGGTGAACGGTTTCAAATTGTCCGGCCTGTCTGCTTCGGTTCGTGTGACCCTGTCCGGAGGGCATCTGGGATTCGGTGATACGGATGTTGCCCTTGATTCCTTAAACGTTCACGGCCGAATTGATCGTGACAAAATTTCAGATATGAATGTTCAACTCAAGATGCCGGGGATTGAACTCAATGCCAAGGGATCTGTGGCACAACTTTTGGGGACCGTGGCGCCGGACATCACCGCCGTTCTTGATCTGGAAACGCCTTTGGCCGCAACGGCCCTGGGGCTGCCGGCGGAGTTGGTCCGGGGAAACGGCCGGCTTGATCTGAGTATTGATGGGGGGATGGATAATCCCCGGGGGCGGATCAGGATGACCTTTGGCCCGGGCAGTGTTAACAACACCGCCATATCCGGTATACAGGTTGATGCTGATCTTGAAGATAAGCACTTGATTCTTAAAGAGGGCCGGATAGATCTGCCGGCCGGGACCATTCCCTTTGGCGGGGATGTGGATCTGTCACAACCCTTTCCCAAGGGCTTTGCCGCGCCCATGTCCGATCTGGATACCCTGGCGTATACTTTTTTTCTGAATCCGGCGGCCCTGGCCCTGGAGGCGCTTGAGTTGGGGGAAGGAACCCCGAAGGGGAAAGTGTCGGCCGAGGTTCGGGTCCGGGGCAGGGGCGTGATACCCGGGCAGATGTCTGCCCATGCCACCCTGGATGTTACGGCCCATGACCTGATTTTGCCGCAAATGTCAGACCCTGCAACCGTTCAGTTGAAGGCCGGTGCCGAACTGGACAAAAATCAATTGACCCTCACCGGTCTGAGCCTGGACGGACCGGGGATGACCGGGACCGGCGGGTTTCATCTGGATATGCCGGAATTTGATCCCCAGGCCATGACACTGACCGGAAAATTGGATCTGGATGTGGCCGATATATCAATTCCCTTAAGTCTTGTGGGGCAAAAGGGATCGGGCCGTGCCAACGTCCATGCCGTGGTCCGGGGGGCGTTGACTGCACCGGATTTAAACCTGGATATCAATGCCCAAAATCTGGCTTCCAAAGGGTTAAGGGTCGATGAAGTGCGTTGCAAGGCCCGGATGGACAAGGGGCTGCTTCGGATTCAGGAACTGACCCTTCAACGAAACCAGGGGTGGTTTGATGCCGCAGGCACCTTGTCGCTGGCCGGGGAAAAGGAACAGGACCATACCCTGGACCTGACTGCCGAGTTTGATGGCCTTGAACTGGCGGAACTCGCTCCGGATCTGGGTGCCCGGGGAATTTTTTCCGGTAAAATCACCGGGAGCGGATCTTTGGCAAACCCCAAGTTACAGGTGGATTTGACAGGGCTGGCGCCGGGCTTTGACACATATAACCTGGACCGTGTCGGGGCGCAGCTTAATTTTGCCGACAATATTCTGACCGTTGCCCAGGCGCGTATTCTGAAAAATAACGCGCAGATGGATATTACAGGACAGGTGAATGTGGCGGACAATACCCTTGATGTCCGGGCCGTGATCCCGGAAACCGACCTTAGAGGTATTGACCCGGCTGCGGATGACATCCTTGATTCGGGCCGGCTGGGTCTGGATATTTCCGCCAGGGGCCCACTGCTTTCTCCGGATATTTCAGGGCGTATTCACGCTGTGGACCTGCGCCTTCCCAATGCCCCGGATATGGTTGCGGATGCAAGTGCCGCCATAACGGTACACGGTGCACTGGACAAGCCCGAGTCTTTGCAGGCCTCTGTTGACATCTCCCAGCTGGCACTGGCCTGGCAGGGCCAGGTGTTGATCCGCATGGAAAATGCCAAAGCCGTACTTAAAGAAGGCCGGTTCACAATGAATGAGGTGCCTGTCCGGATTATGGACCAAGGGGCGCTCACCCTGACGGCCGACGGCGATATTAAGGGTGATCTGACGGCAAAGGTCTTCGGCCGCCTGCCTGTGTACATACTGGTGCCCCTGGCGGACGGCGTCACCTTCGCAGAGGGGGATATACTTGTCTCCCTGCAAGCCGCGGGCAAAACCACCGCACCGGATTTAGAGGGCAGTGTTGAATTTTCAAAGGTGACCCTGGGACTTGGTGCCCTGGAGACGCCGTTGCAGAACGTTCACGGCCGTATTGTGCTGACCCCTGAACGGGTTGATATCCAGGATGTCGCAGCCGATCTTGGAACGGGTACCATTACACTGACCGGAAATGCCGACCTTAATAACGGCATGCCCGATACGTTCAAGCTGAACCTTGACGCGGCCCAGGTGCCGGTGGATGTCCCGGATACCCTGGAGATGACCCTGAACAGCCAATTGACCTGGGCCGGAACCATCGCTAAATCAATGATCACCGGCCGGATAGACATCTTTGAAGGCAACTATTATAAGGATGTGGATTTAAGTCTGGTGAGTATTGCGTCCCAGGCAACCAAAAAATCCCGGCCCAAAGTACGGGAACCCGGGCCCGATTTTTTAAAAAATATTGGACTCAATATCTATGTGACCCGCAGGGAAGCCATTATTGTGGACAACAATCTGGCCTTGATGAGCATCAGTCCAAATGTCAGTGTCCGGGGAACGGCCTATGCGCCCTCCCTGGATGGCCGGGCCGTGGTGGATGAAGGCACGATTCATTTTCAGAAGGCTGAATTTGAGATCACCCAAGGCTCCATTGATTTTATCAATCCGTATACGATCGAACCCGAGATTAAACTGACCGGTGAGACCACGATCTCATCATATACCATTACCCTGTCCATAACCGGGACCCCCGATGATCTGGTATTAAAATTCTCTTCGGATCTAGATGCCACGGATGCTGACATTCTTTCCCTGATTGCCTTTGGCAAAACAACCGCTGAAATGGGAGGCGGCAGCGACGACGAATCCCTGTCGGCATCTGCCATTGCCAAGATGATGCTGGACTCTTTCAGTGAAAAAATAAAAGACACCACCGGGTTAAGTGAGGTCAGCTTCAACATGGACCATGAGGGAGATGAAACCAGTGTCCATGTCGGATTGGGCGCAGATCTTTCCCGGCAGCTCAGTGTCTCCTACGGCATTGATATCAGTGACGGAGAGACCGTACATACGGTGACGACCTATTACAAACTTCTTGAGCACCTGTTGCTGAGCAGTTCCCAGAGTACCAGCGGCAAGCTGGGCGGGGAACTTAAATACAGATTGGAATTCAGGTAATGATACGACGGTATATATCTCTTGTTCTTGCGTCCTGTTTTTTTTGGGGTGCGCATGTGTTTGCGGCCGATGCCGTCAAGGTGGCGGATATCAACATTAAGGTTGTTTCTCCTGCCCCAAAACAGGCGCTATGGCAATCGGTTGCTGCAAGTTTTATCCCCATAAAAGTAGGGGATGATTACACCCTGGGGGCAATGGATACGGCAATCAAGGCGTTGACGGACTCCCAGCTTTTTGAATTTATTCATGTGCCTGATCCTGAAAAAAACCAACAAGGTATGGTGATTACCTTTGAATTGACCCCATTTTCCAGGATACGGAATATTCATATTCACCATGCGTTCCCGTTGTTTGAGCAGGAAGTGTTGAACGCCATGACCATCAAAGTCGGCGGCGTTTACCAGGCGCAAAAAATGGCAGACCAGGTCCAGCGGGTGGAAAAATTGTTCAAGCGTCAGGGGTTTTATCAGCCCAGGGTGAATATATCCGCCGAGAAACAGGGCGATGGCTACGTTATTGATGTGGACATTGACAAGGGGCCGTTTCATCAAATCCGTAAAGTGGTGTTTCAAGGTAACGATAAGATTGGCCGGGTCCGTCTCAAGTTGATGACCGGGATCTGGCGGACATCCCTTTTGCCGTGGCAGGGCAACCGGTTTACCGAAAAAAAGATGAAAGACGATATCAAAAAAGTCATGCAGTTTTACCGGAAAAAAGGGTATGCCGATGTCCAGGTCACCGCAGAACCTGTGCCGGTCGAAGGCCGTGACAGTCTGGACGTCGTTTTCACCATCGTTGAAGGCCCGTTGTACGACATTGAGATTCAGGGAAATGAATCCATGTTTACATGGACATTAAAAAAAGAGCTTCTCCTCGAAGAGAACGGCAACAAAAACGATTTTGCCCTGAAAAAAAGTATGCGCAATATCAAAAAGCGATATGAGATCAAAGGGTTCCAGGATGTTAACGTGACAGACGAAGACAAGCCGTCAGATGAGCCGGGTGTGCGCCAGGTGAAAATCGTTATCGATGAAGGGGTAAAGTACACGGTGTCCGAATTGAAAATCAGCGGCGCAGACACCTTGCCTTTGGAGGAACTTAAAAAAAATATTCTGACCGAAAAAAAGGGGCCGTTCAGCCCGGCGGAATTGAAAGATGACCTTAAAGCGGTTAAGGCCGTCTATTTATCCAAAGGGTTTACAAAAACCCGGGTGAATAAAAAAGTTAAGATCCGTGACCGGCCTGATAAAAGTGACAGGCCGGATAGGCGTGAAAAGCAGGTTGCCGTTGAGATCATCATAAAAGAAGGCCCCAGAACAAAGATCCGGCAGGTGGATATCCAGGGGCTTTCGGTTATTCCCCTGGATGAGGCCCGTGGTGCTTTGGCCATGAAAGCAGGACAGTGGTATAGCAGCACCCTGATCGAGGATGATATTTCGGCACTCAAACAACAGGTGTCGGAAAAAGGCTACCCCCATGTCCAGGTGAACGCCGATACCGAATTTTCCAAGGACAAAACCCGGGTTCGGATCACCTATGCTGTGGACCAGGGGCCCAGGGTGGTGGTGGGCAAGATTTTTTACGCCGGAAACCTGCGGATGAAGGAAGAAGAGCTTGAAGATGAGATGGAGATCGCGTCCGGAGAGCCGTTTTCCATGCTCAAGATCGTGGACTCCCGCAGGAACATCCAGGATCTCTCCGCCGTGGATACCGTTAGAATTAGAGTTGCGGGCCTGAAAACCCGGCAATCCGAGGCGGATCTGATTGTGGAGATATCCGAGAAAAAACCCTACTATATCGAACTGGCCGGCGGCTATGACACCGCCCGGCATTTGTACATGGAAACGGGCATCGGGGATAAGGACTTTCTGGGCCATAACCTGAATGCCCAGGCCGGTTTGGAGTGGAGCCAGGTGGGGTACGGCATGAATGTCTCCTTGACCGAACCCCGGTTTCTTTCCACCCGTTTCAGCTCGACGACCAAGGCCTATACAAAAGAGAATGAGGCCTTTAACAAAGATTACGGAACCCGGAGTTACGGCCTGTCCCAGACTTTTTTGCGCAATTTCAGTGACAAAAAGATCAGCTTATCCCTGGGTGGGGGATATGAATACCGGGACCAGTATTTAAGGGTGGAGCGTAAGCTTGATGATGATGAAAAGGATGATTACGGGGTTCGCCACATCGGTCAGGTGAATACGGGGCTGACCTGGCGCACCACCGATTCTTTGGTCCATCCCCGGAACGGGTTGCTGGCAACGACCTCCTTTGATCTGCTCAAAGGTGTCGGCTCCCGTCAGGATGATTTTTATAGATACGCCTTTGAACTGCGGTATTATTGGTCTGTCACCGACGATCTGGTTCTGGCCATGCGGGGCCGGTACGGGGCTATGGGGACTTACGGGGGCAATGCCCATATCGCCGATGATCAGCTATATTATCTGGGCGGGGCATCCACCGTAAGGGGCTTTGATGAAAACATGCTGCAGTATGATGACGACGACAATGCAGTGGGCGGCCGCTCCATGATGCTGGGCTCGGTGGAAGCCCGGTACGATCTGGGGTTAAATTATGAGTTTGCCCTCTTTTTTGACACCGGCGCTTTGGGCCAGATCCAGGAACCGGACATCTCGGAATCCTTCAGGAGCAGTGTGGGCATTGGGCTGCGCCGCCAGACACCGGTGGGCCCCATCAGTTTGCTGTATGGCTGGAAACTGGACCCCCGGGACGGTGAGAGCAAAGGCTGTTTTTATTTTTCCATGGGCTACACCTTTTAATTGCACCGAACCTCAATTGGAGATATTTTAGGATAGATTAACTATATAAAAATGTACAAATTAAGGAATCATAGTAGATGAAACTTATCGTGGGCTACAAACGCGGCACAAACCAGGCGGAAAACCTTCTAGAGCTTGCATTGAAACGGGCGCAGCGCTTTAAAGCAACCGTGTTGATCGTTACCATCATGCCCCAGGGGATGGAAAAGGATCAGGCGCTGATCAATGAAACGGAAGCGGGTCTGGAAACGGCCAAAACCCATTTTGACAAGAAAAATATTCCCTGTGAAACCCATTTATTGATTCGCGGCATCGACCCCGGGGATGATTTGATCAATTTTGCCAAGGAGACCCAGGCGGACGAAGTGATTATCGGTGTGAAAAACAGAACCAAGGTGGGAAAACTGCTCCTCGGTTCCACAGCCCAGGCCGTGGTGCTCAATGCCCCCTGCCCCGTGGTGACCATGAAATAGGATTGTGCGGGCTGTCCGGTGTTGGAATTGGAAATGGGTATATTGTTAAATTACTTTTATTGTCTGGTGTTGGTTGTGTCCGGATGTCATTAGACCGGATTAACACAGATTTAAAGACAAGGTGAGGCCCGGTGCAGGAACAGTTCATAACCTTCGAAGACAGTCCGCCGGTGTGCCTGTCCAATGTGCCGGCACATCCGGTCTCACGCCTTGCACCCACCCCCAGCGGTTTTCTGCACCTGGGCAATGCCGTAAATTTTCTGGTCACCTGGGCCATCGTCCGTAGCCGGAACGGGCGGCTGCATCTGCGCATTGATGACATGGACGGGATTCGTTTCAGACCCAATGTGCTGGAAGATATTTTCCAAAGCCTTGACTGGCTGGGGCTGGACTGGGATACAGGACCGTCGGGGCCGGAGGATTTTTATCAACATTTTTCGTTGCACAAAAAAAAAGAGGTTTACCGGGACAGGTTGCAGCACCTGGATAAAGCTGGTGCGCATACCTTTGTGTGCCGGTGCAGCCGGGCAGCCATAAAAAAGATATCCCCCAGCGGCGTGTATCCGGGCACATGCCGCCATGCAGGCCTGTCATTTGAACCGGGGCACAATGCCGTCCGGCTGAGGGTGGACAAGGATGCCTCCATTCAGGTGGGGAATCAACAGATCAATCTGGCCGATACATTTGGCGATTTTATTGTCTGGCGCAAGGATGATCAGCCCAGTTATCATCTGGCAAGCCTTTTGGAAGATGAAGAGAACCACATGAATTTTATTGTCCGGGGTCGGGACCTTCTGTTGTCAACGGCCGCCCAGATCCATCTTGCCCGATGTTTTGGGTTCTCTTCGTTTCCGAATTGCAGCTTTCTTCACCACGGGCTTGTTTTCGCAAATAATGGGGAAAAGTTGTCAAAGTCGAGGGGGGCGTATGCCCTTAAAGATCTAAGAGTCTCCGGGGGCGCTTTTACTGATGCTGTAACGGCCGCAGCCCAGGTGTTAGGTGTGAATCCCAATGGGATTTTTACGGCACAGGATCTAAAAGAGGCGCTGACGTCATGAGCCGGTATGCCCCATGACATTCGTGTGAAAAACAGTGCGCCCTTGTGAATCCGGACCGTTATATTGCTTGAAAGCCGGGCTAAAATCGCTTATTATTTTTTAACTGCCAACGAAAGCCCAGCCAAAGGGCCAAAGAAAAGGAGTTAAAAGGTGACGGATAATTTTTTTAAAGAGGATAGGCTCCTGGATGAGATCATGTCGCACGTCCGTTCCCTGACCGAAGATCAACAAGAGGATGTCCTGGGATATATCCTCAATCTTAAAGAGCCCAGATCATATCCCCGGGTGAGCAAACCCATTGAAATAGATGTTTCCATCGGTCATAAAGTGATCCAGACCCATGCCGAAAATGTCAGTGCTGCCGGTGTGCTGTTCAAATCCAGAATGAACCCGGAGGTTGGGGTCCCTGCAAAAATCGTTATCTCTTTGCCGGGTCAGAACAGGCCATTTAAACTTGCCGGCATTGTGGTCAGAACGGATGCGGGCGGGATCGGCATTTGTTTTTCCGAGATGACGCCCTATGCCCGGGGGCACCTGAACAATTTACTTAACGATCTTTAGTCTTTAGTCTTCTTTTTCCGGAATCGGCAAAACACTTTGTTTAAATCCGCATTCACGGTTGGGGCATTTGTGAATTTTGCCGTCCCGCTTGGT contains:
- a CDS encoding translocation/assembly module TamB domain-containing protein; amino-acid sequence: MAAPTDFHSPSNTPRKFGRSFKKGWVRIFFFTCLLGAGLGAGLVGAGIFLIETKPVQDFIQTQVNTQIPGTLSWEQFHLDLRAGRIRIADVLLKGVDGRKLAAIPLVTVKIDWSAVTRKKIELARILIDHPVFDITMSEQGDVDIVSALVSETGVPADETPPASDKSLAFDFWVQEFKVNQARINVTAPQFNTELPQLSVGVNGFKLSGLSASVRVTLSGGHLGFGDTDVALDSLNVHGRIDRDKISDMNVQLKMPGIELNAKGSVAQLLGTVAPDITAVLDLETPLAATALGLPAELVRGNGRLDLSIDGGMDNPRGRIRMTFGPGSVNNTAISGIQVDADLEDKHLILKEGRIDLPAGTIPFGGDVDLSQPFPKGFAAPMSDLDTLAYTFFLNPAALALEALELGEGTPKGKVSAEVRVRGRGVIPGQMSAHATLDVTAHDLILPQMSDPATVQLKAGAELDKNQLTLTGLSLDGPGMTGTGGFHLDMPEFDPQAMTLTGKLDLDVADISIPLSLVGQKGSGRANVHAVVRGALTAPDLNLDINAQNLASKGLRVDEVRCKARMDKGLLRIQELTLQRNQGWFDAAGTLSLAGEKEQDHTLDLTAEFDGLELAELAPDLGARGIFSGKITGSGSLANPKLQVDLTGLAPGFDTYNLDRVGAQLNFADNILTVAQARILKNNAQMDITGQVNVADNTLDVRAVIPETDLRGIDPAADDILDSGRLGLDISARGPLLSPDISGRIHAVDLRLPNAPDMVADASAAITVHGALDKPESLQASVDISQLALAWQGQVLIRMENAKAVLKEGRFTMNEVPVRIMDQGALTLTADGDIKGDLTAKVFGRLPVYILVPLADGVTFAEGDILVSLQAAGKTTAPDLEGSVEFSKVTLGLGALETPLQNVHGRIVLTPERVDIQDVAADLGTGTITLTGNADLNNGMPDTFKLNLDAAQVPVDVPDTLEMTLNSQLTWAGTIAKSMITGRIDIFEGNYYKDVDLSLVSIASQATKKSRPKVREPGPDFLKNIGLNIYVTRREAIIVDNNLALMSISPNVSVRGTAYAPSLDGRAVVDEGTIHFQKAEFEITQGSIDFINPYTIEPEIKLTGETTISSYTITLSITGTPDDLVLKFSSDLDATDADILSLIAFGKTTAEMGGGSDDESLSASAIAKMMLDSFSEKIKDTTGLSEVSFNMDHEGDETSVHVGLGADLSRQLSVSYGIDISDGETVHTVTTYYKLLEHLLLSSSQSTSGKLGGELKYRLEFR
- the bamA gene encoding outer membrane protein assembly factor BamA — encoded protein: MFAADAVKVADINIKVVSPAPKQALWQSVAASFIPIKVGDDYTLGAMDTAIKALTDSQLFEFIHVPDPEKNQQGMVITFELTPFSRIRNIHIHHAFPLFEQEVLNAMTIKVGGVYQAQKMADQVQRVEKLFKRQGFYQPRVNISAEKQGDGYVIDVDIDKGPFHQIRKVVFQGNDKIGRVRLKLMTGIWRTSLLPWQGNRFTEKKMKDDIKKVMQFYRKKGYADVQVTAEPVPVEGRDSLDVVFTIVEGPLYDIEIQGNESMFTWTLKKELLLEENGNKNDFALKKSMRNIKKRYEIKGFQDVNVTDEDKPSDEPGVRQVKIVIDEGVKYTVSELKISGADTLPLEELKKNILTEKKGPFSPAELKDDLKAVKAVYLSKGFTKTRVNKKVKIRDRPDKSDRPDRREKQVAVEIIIKEGPRTKIRQVDIQGLSVIPLDEARGALAMKAGQWYSSTLIEDDISALKQQVSEKGYPHVQVNADTEFSKDKTRVRITYAVDQGPRVVVGKIFYAGNLRMKEEELEDEMEIASGEPFSMLKIVDSRRNIQDLSAVDTVRIRVAGLKTRQSEADLIVEISEKKPYYIELAGGYDTARHLYMETGIGDKDFLGHNLNAQAGLEWSQVGYGMNVSLTEPRFLSTRFSSTTKAYTKENEAFNKDYGTRSYGLSQTFLRNFSDKKISLSLGGGYEYRDQYLRVERKLDDDEKDDYGVRHIGQVNTGLTWRTTDSLVHPRNGLLATTSFDLLKGVGSRQDDFYRYAFELRYYWSVTDDLVLAMRGRYGAMGTYGGNAHIADDQLYYLGGASTVRGFDENMLQYDDDDNAVGGRSMMLGSVEARYDLGLNYEFALFFDTGALGQIQEPDISESFRSSVGIGLRRQTPVGPISLLYGWKLDPRDGESKGCFYFSMGYTF
- a CDS encoding universal stress protein; this translates as MKLIVGYKRGTNQAENLLELALKRAQRFKATVLIVTIMPQGMEKDQALINETEAGLETAKTHFDKKNIPCETHLLIRGIDPGDDLINFAKETQADEVIIGVKNRTKVGKLLLGSTAQAVVLNAPCPVVTMK
- a CDS encoding glutamate--tRNA ligase family protein — encoded protein: MQEQFITFEDSPPVCLSNVPAHPVSRLAPTPSGFLHLGNAVNFLVTWAIVRSRNGRLHLRIDDMDGIRFRPNVLEDIFQSLDWLGLDWDTGPSGPEDFYQHFSLHKKKEVYRDRLQHLDKAGAHTFVCRCSRAAIKKISPSGVYPGTCRHAGLSFEPGHNAVRLRVDKDASIQVGNQQINLADTFGDFIVWRKDDQPSYHLASLLEDEENHMNFIVRGRDLLLSTAAQIHLARCFGFSSFPNCSFLHHGLVFANNGEKLSKSRGAYALKDLRVSGGAFTDAVTAAAQVLGVNPNGIFTAQDLKEALTS
- a CDS encoding PilZ domain-containing protein; the encoded protein is MTDNFFKEDRLLDEIMSHVRSLTEDQQEDVLGYILNLKEPRSYPRVSKPIEIDVSIGHKVIQTHAENVSAAGVLFKSRMNPEVGVPAKIVISLPGQNRPFKLAGIVVRTDAGGIGICFSEMTPYARGHLNNLLNDL